From Pseudomonas sp. StFLB209, a single genomic window includes:
- a CDS encoding serine hydrolase domain-containing protein, protein MAARLVRLGLLLVLNVACAFSHAEQWPDAQWSRAPVVATPALGGLESYAFPARDEVERKGVRSDALLVIRDGQIVYERYAGVTGVNTPHLTWSVSKSVLATLLGVAFGEGRLRLQDPVARFYPPFKAHPDVTLADLLHWSSGLDWQEDYEYAPLNSSVVAMLYTRGRQDMAGFTASHAKAWAPGTAWRYSSGDSNVLAAALKGMVGEQAYPDYPWTALFEPLGISSAVWERDASGTFVGSSYLYMTARDLARIGLLMQRSGRWQQRQLVPQAWVDFVLAPFAGHNAEAGSEVIGGHWWLNRTASGAAGPWPQAPADTFAALGHWGQALYVIPSAGLVVVRYGDDRDGSYQHAELLNHVLAAFGPQARP, encoded by the coding sequence ATGGCAGCTCGCCTGGTCAGGCTCGGCCTGCTTCTTGTCTTGAATGTCGCCTGCGCCTTCAGCCATGCCGAGCAGTGGCCAGATGCGCAGTGGAGCCGCGCGCCTGTGGTGGCAACGCCGGCCCTTGGGGGGCTTGAAAGCTACGCGTTCCCTGCACGTGACGAGGTTGAGCGCAAAGGCGTGCGCAGCGATGCCTTGCTGGTCATCCGTGACGGGCAGATCGTCTACGAACGTTATGCCGGGGTGACCGGCGTGAACACACCACACCTGACCTGGTCGGTGAGCAAGAGCGTGCTGGCCACCTTGCTGGGCGTGGCATTCGGTGAAGGCCGGTTGCGCTTGCAGGACCCTGTCGCAAGATTTTATCCGCCGTTCAAGGCGCACCCGGATGTCACCCTGGCCGACCTGCTGCATTGGTCATCGGGACTCGACTGGCAGGAAGACTACGAGTACGCGCCGCTCAACTCTTCGGTGGTGGCGATGCTCTACACCCGTGGCCGGCAAGACATGGCCGGTTTTACCGCCAGCCATGCCAAGGCCTGGGCGCCAGGTACTGCATGGCGCTACTCCAGTGGTGACAGCAATGTGCTGGCGGCAGCATTGAAGGGCATGGTCGGCGAGCAGGCTTACCCCGACTACCCGTGGACGGCGCTGTTCGAGCCGCTGGGCATTAGCAGTGCGGTGTGGGAGCGCGATGCCAGCGGCACCTTTGTCGGTTCGTCCTACCTGTACATGACCGCCCGCGACCTGGCCCGGATCGGCTTGCTGATGCAGCGGTCCGGGCGCTGGCAGCAGCGACAGTTGGTGCCTCAGGCCTGGGTCGATTTTGTCCTGGCGCCCTTCGCCGGTCATAACGCCGAGGCGGGCAGCGAAGTCATTGGCGGGCATTGGTGGCTCAACCGCACCGCGTCCGGTGCTGCCGGGCCGTGGCCACAGGCACCGGCTGATACCTTTGCCGCGCTGGGGCATTGGGGGCAGGCCTTGTATGTGATCCCCAGTGCCGGGCTGGTAGTGGTGCGTTATGGCGACGACCGGGACGGCAGCTATCAGCACGCTGAACTCTTGAACCATGTACTGGCCGCGTTTGGCCCGCAGGCCCGCCCATGA
- a CDS encoding DUF58 domain-containing protein → MRPALRLLGALALLASLALVPGILSALAIRVPELAITLYWATLLALLGIALLDAVRVARLPSPRLQRHMPASLALGRWSDAQLEVQHDAGTVMQLRIFDHVPDGLEFEHLPQNLNLPPQQTARLNWRLRPLQRGRFNFERCEVILHSPLQLWESRRYLALPDPVKVYPDFARLYDGPLQGIENWLSQIGVRQLQRRGLGQEFHQLREFREGDSLRQIDWKATARHRTPIAREYQDERDQQIMLMLDCGRRMRSQDDELAHFDHGLNACLLLSHIALRHGDAVGLSTFAGEQQRHLPPGKGQRQLNLLLNALFDLQSTRRPADYNAAVQQLLSRQKRRALVILVTNLRDEDDEQLLCAVRQLGQRHRVLIASLRESVLDRLREEQVERYDQALAYCGAVDFLNSRNSLHERLEALGIPVIDVRPEELGAHLINRYLGLKKGGVL, encoded by the coding sequence CTGCGACCTGCGCTGCGCCTGTTGGGCGCACTTGCCCTGCTGGCAAGCCTGGCTCTGGTGCCGGGCATACTGTCTGCGCTGGCGATCAGGGTTCCCGAACTCGCCATCACCCTCTACTGGGCGACCTTGCTGGCGCTGCTTGGCATCGCCTTGCTCGACGCCGTACGGGTTGCGCGCCTGCCCTCCCCGCGGCTGCAGCGGCATATGCCCGCCAGCCTGGCGCTGGGGCGCTGGAGCGACGCGCAACTGGAGGTGCAACACGACGCCGGCACAGTCATGCAACTGCGCATCTTCGACCATGTACCGGACGGGCTGGAATTTGAACACCTGCCACAAAACCTGAACCTGCCCCCTCAGCAGACGGCACGCCTGAACTGGCGCTTGCGTCCACTGCAACGCGGGCGCTTCAACTTCGAACGCTGCGAGGTGATCCTGCACAGCCCGCTGCAGCTCTGGGAAAGCCGCCGTTACCTGGCCCTGCCTGACCCCGTCAAGGTCTATCCCGACTTTGCCCGTCTCTATGACGGACCGCTGCAGGGTATCGAAAACTGGCTGAGTCAGATCGGTGTGCGTCAATTGCAACGCCGTGGCCTGGGCCAGGAATTTCATCAGTTACGGGAGTTTCGTGAAGGCGACAGCCTGCGGCAGATCGACTGGAAAGCCACTGCCCGGCATCGCACACCGATAGCCCGCGAATATCAGGACGAGCGCGATCAGCAGATCATGCTGATGCTCGATTGCGGACGGCGCATGCGCAGCCAGGACGATGAGCTGGCGCACTTCGATCACGGCCTCAATGCCTGCCTGCTCCTCAGCCACATCGCCCTGCGCCATGGCGACGCAGTCGGCCTGTCGACCTTTGCCGGCGAACAGCAACGCCACCTGCCGCCCGGCAAGGGCCAGCGCCAGTTGAACCTGTTGCTCAACGCGCTGTTCGACCTGCAGAGTACCCGGCGCCCCGCTGACTACAACGCCGCTGTACAGCAGCTATTGAGCAGGCAGAAACGCCGTGCCCTGGTGATTCTGGTCACCAACCTGCGCGATGAAGATGATGAACAACTGCTGTGCGCCGTACGGCAACTGGGCCAACGTCACCGGGTGCTGATCGCCAGCCTGCGCGAAAGTGTGCTGGACCGCCTGCGTGAAGAACAGGTCGAGCGCTACGATCAGGCGCTGGCCTACTGTGGTGCGGTCGACTTTCTCAACTCTCGCAATAGCCTGCACGAGCGTCTCGAAGCGCTAGGGATACCCGTGATCGATGTACGCCCCGAAGAACTCGGCGCGCATTTGATAAACCGCTATCTGGGATTGAAGAAAGGCGGCGTTCTATAA
- a CDS encoding PilZ domain-containing protein, with the protein MLKDRRIERHELQYFLQVFNRYTDRPMGCLGNVSEDGLMLISDLPMLVGGRFDLRLKVPSGNDGFRMVDVSATCQWCHEDVTPGCYDSGFHIQEAPQEYFDLMHSLQHYFSFYPLEASA; encoded by the coding sequence ATGCTTAAGGACAGAAGAATAGAACGGCACGAGCTGCAGTATTTTCTCCAGGTGTTCAATCGGTATACCGATCGACCCATGGGGTGTCTGGGCAACGTCTCCGAAGATGGATTGATGCTCATCAGCGATTTGCCGATGCTGGTGGGCGGGCGCTTCGACCTGCGTCTGAAAGTGCCGTCGGGCAACGACGGCTTTCGAATGGTCGATGTCAGTGCGACGTGCCAGTGGTGTCACGAGGACGTGACGCCGGGTTGTTATGACTCGGGGTTTCATATCCAGGAAGCGCCGCAGGAGTACTTCGATCTGATGCACAGCCTGCAGCATTATTTCAGCTTCTATCCTCTGGAAGCTTCAGCCTGA
- a CDS encoding phospholipase D-like domain-containing protein translates to MGGAIFPWRKDNQFELLIDGPVFFPRMLAAIDSAVQQVDLELYLVEAGACAETVVQALTAAAQRGVIVRCLFDGYGAQAFGNDLRQRLESAGVILRFYNPIRWQRGLRNFYRDHRKLLLVDKRLAVVGGTGVTDEFWEPHKPVSQWHEVMVQVQGPLVIDWQALFDRQFHVNERRTAWRPEQNFGLTHLPRVPTSGQGLGRVAYADARQHRDIVQSLVRALHSGQRRIWLATPYFLPTWRVRRALRKAALRGVDVRLLLTGPRTDHPSVRYAGHRYYPRLLRAGVKIFEYQPCFLHLKMVLIDDWTSIGSCNFDHWNLRFNLEANVEAIDPVLTAQVSASFSADFANSTQVTLADWKSRPLWRRVKQRVWGWLDRLVVNLLDRRG, encoded by the coding sequence ATGGGCGGTGCGATTTTTCCGTGGCGCAAGGACAATCAGTTCGAACTGCTGATCGACGGTCCGGTATTTTTCCCACGCATGCTGGCCGCCATCGACAGCGCTGTGCAGCAGGTCGATCTGGAGTTGTATCTGGTCGAGGCGGGCGCGTGTGCCGAAACCGTGGTGCAGGCGCTGACGGCTGCCGCGCAGCGTGGGGTTATCGTTCGTTGTCTGTTCGATGGCTATGGTGCCCAGGCGTTTGGTAACGACTTGCGCCAGCGTCTGGAGAGTGCCGGGGTTATCCTGCGCTTCTACAACCCGATACGCTGGCAGCGTGGTTTGCGTAACTTCTACCGTGATCACCGCAAATTGCTGTTGGTCGACAAGCGCTTGGCGGTAGTCGGTGGTACCGGGGTCACTGATGAGTTCTGGGAGCCGCACAAACCGGTCAGCCAGTGGCATGAGGTGATGGTGCAGGTTCAGGGGCCGCTGGTGATCGACTGGCAGGCGTTGTTCGACCGGCAGTTTCACGTCAACGAACGGCGCACCGCCTGGCGACCCGAGCAGAATTTCGGCCTCACCCATTTACCCAGAGTCCCGACATCCGGGCAGGGCTTGGGGCGGGTGGCCTATGCCGATGCCCGCCAGCACCGTGACATTGTTCAGTCACTGGTCCGCGCCCTGCACAGCGGCCAGCGCCGTATCTGGCTGGCGACGCCGTATTTTCTACCGACCTGGCGTGTGCGCCGGGCCTTGCGCAAGGCGGCGCTGCGTGGCGTGGATGTGCGCCTGCTGCTGACCGGGCCGCGCACTGATCATCCTTCGGTACGCTACGCAGGTCATCGTTACTACCCAAGACTGCTGCGCGCCGGGGTGAAAATCTTCGAGTACCAGCCGTGCTTCCTGCACCTGAAAATGGTGTTGATCGACGACTGGACCAGCATTGGCTCGTGCAACTTCGACCACTGGAACCTGCGCTTCAACCTGGAAGCCAACGTCGAAGCCATCGACCCGGTCCTCACCGCACAAGTCAGTGCCAGCTTCAGCGCCGACTTTGCCAACAGCACACAGGTCACCCTGGCTGACTGGAAATCCCGGCCATTGTGGCGGCGAGTCAAACAGCGGGTCTGGGGCTGGCTGGACCGGCTGGTGGTCAATTTGCTGGACAGACGTGGTTGA
- a CDS encoding fumarate hydratase: protein MTVIKQDDLIQSVADALQFISYYHPVDFIQAMHEAYLREESPAARDSIAQILINSRMCATGHRPICQDTGIVTVFVRVGMDVRWDGATLSVDDMINEGVRRAYNLPENVLRASILADPAGSRKNTKDNTPAVIHYSIVPGNTVEVDVAAKGGGSENKSKMAMLNPSDSIVDWVLKTVPTMGAGWCPPGMLGIGIGGTAEKAAVMAKEVLMESIDIHELKARGPQNRIEEIRLELFEKVNQLGIGAQGLGGLTTVLDVKIMDYPTHAASLPVCMIPNCAATRHAHFVLDGSGPAELEAPSLDAYPEIVWEAGPSARRVNLDTLTPEEVQSWQLGETVLLNGKMLTGRDAAHKRMVEMLNKGESLPVDLKGRFIYYVGPVDPVREEVVGPAGPTTATRMDKFTRQILEQTGLLGMIGKSERGPAAIDAIKDHKAVYLMAVGGAAYLVAQAIRKSKVVAFAELGMEAIYEFEVKDMPVTVAVDSKGESVHITGPAIWQKKISDSLAVEVQ, encoded by the coding sequence ATGACCGTGATCAAGCAAGACGACCTGATACAGAGCGTTGCCGACGCCCTGCAGTTCATTTCCTACTACCATCCCGTGGACTTCATCCAGGCGATGCATGAAGCCTATCTGCGTGAAGAGTCTCCGGCAGCGCGCGACTCCATTGCCCAGATCCTGATCAACTCGCGCATGTGCGCCACCGGCCACCGGCCGATCTGCCAGGACACCGGTATCGTGACCGTGTTTGTGCGCGTGGGCATGGACGTGCGCTGGGATGGCGCGACGCTGAGCGTCGACGACATGATCAACGAAGGCGTACGCCGCGCCTACAACCTGCCGGAAAACGTCCTGCGCGCCTCGATCCTGGCCGACCCGGCCGGTAGCCGCAAAAATACCAAGGACAACACTCCGGCGGTCATTCATTACTCCATCGTGCCGGGTAATACCGTCGAGGTGGACGTTGCAGCCAAAGGCGGCGGCTCGGAAAACAAGTCGAAGATGGCCATGCTCAACCCATCCGACTCGATCGTTGACTGGGTCCTGAAAACCGTACCCACCATGGGTGCTGGCTGGTGCCCACCGGGCATGCTGGGTATCGGCATCGGCGGCACCGCAGAGAAAGCGGCAGTGATGGCCAAGGAAGTGTTGATGGAATCCATCGACATCCACGAGCTCAAGGCCCGCGGCCCGCAGAACCGCATCGAAGAGATCCGCCTGGAGCTGTTCGAGAAGGTCAACCAGTTGGGCATCGGTGCCCAGGGGCTGGGCGGCCTGACCACCGTGCTCGACGTCAAGATCATGGACTACCCGACCCACGCCGCTTCCCTGCCGGTGTGCATGATCCCCAACTGCGCCGCCACCCGTCACGCGCACTTCGTGCTCGACGGTTCCGGCCCGGCCGAACTGGAAGCCCCGTCGCTGGACGCCTACCCGGAAATCGTCTGGGAAGCCGGTCCGTCGGCCCGCCGCGTGAACCTCGACACACTGACCCCGGAAGAAGTACAGAGCTGGCAGCTAGGCGAAACCGTGCTGCTCAACGGCAAGATGCTCACCGGCCGCGATGCCGCGCACAAGCGCATGGTCGAGATGCTCAACAAGGGCGAAAGCCTGCCGGTGGACCTCAAGGGTCGCTTCATTTACTACGTCGGTCCGGTCGACCCGGTTCGTGAAGAAGTGGTAGGCCCGGCTGGCCCGACCACCGCAACGCGGATGGACAAATTCACCCGTCAGATCCTTGAGCAGACCGGCCTGCTGGGCATGATCGGCAAGTCCGAGCGCGGCCCTGCTGCCATCGACGCGATCAAGGATCACAAAGCGGTTTACCTGATGGCGGTCGGCGGCGCGGCTTACCTGGTGGCCCAGGCGATTCGCAAATCGAAAGTGGTTGCCTTCGCCGAGCTGGGCATGGAAGCGATCTACGAGTTCGAGGTCAAGGACATGCCGGTCACCGTTGCGGTGGACAGCAAGGGTGAGTCGGTGCACATCACCGGTCCCGCGATCTGGCAGAAAAAGATCAGCGACAGCCTGGCGGTAGAGGTGCAGTAA
- a CDS encoding iron-sulfur-binding ferredoxin reductase, which translates to MPNLRVGERRWPVDVASNLLDALHQAGIAIPYSCRAGSCHACLVRCLEGEPLDARPEALAAAKREQGWRLACQCRVVADLAVEVFDPLKDGMPAQVIGCDWLSANLLRLRLEPQRMQRYRAGQHQVLWSANGIARPYSLASLPGEDPFLEFHIDCRHRGAFCSAARQLQPGDHLRLGELRGGALHYDLDWQERPLLLLAGGSGLGPLWGVLRESLRQQHQGSIRVIHLAHDSTEHYLAGDLRQLEQQHPQLQVRLVTAVELQAALAELRLLARQAVALVCGSAVSAETFAKSLYLAGVARNRVLTDVFLGAGDTVR; encoded by the coding sequence ATGCCCAATCTGCGAGTTGGTGAGCGGCGCTGGCCGGTCGATGTTGCCAGTAACCTGCTCGATGCACTGCATCAGGCCGGGATTGCCATTCCTTATAGTTGCCGGGCAGGCAGTTGCCATGCCTGCCTGGTGCGCTGCCTTGAAGGCGAGCCGCTGGATGCGCGCCCCGAGGCGCTGGCCGCCGCCAAACGAGAGCAGGGCTGGCGCCTGGCTTGTCAGTGTCGGGTGGTTGCCGACCTTGCCGTGGAAGTCTTCGACCCCTTGAAAGACGGCATGCCGGCGCAGGTCATCGGCTGTGACTGGCTCAGCGCCAACCTGTTGCGTCTGCGTCTGGAACCGCAGCGTATGCAGCGCTATCGCGCGGGGCAGCATCAAGTGCTGTGGAGTGCCAACGGCATCGCTCGGCCGTACTCACTGGCCAGCCTGCCCGGCGAAGACCCCTTTCTCGAATTTCATATCGATTGCCGCCATCGCGGGGCTTTTTGTTCGGCTGCGCGCCAGTTGCAGCCTGGCGATCATCTGCGCCTGGGTGAGTTGCGCGGCGGCGCTTTGCACTATGACCTGGACTGGCAGGAGCGCCCCCTGTTGTTGCTGGCGGGTGGCAGTGGCCTTGGGCCGTTGTGGGGCGTGTTGCGCGAGTCCTTGCGTCAGCAGCATCAAGGCAGTATTCGGGTTATCCACCTGGCGCATGACAGCACCGAGCACTATCTGGCCGGCGATTTGCGCCAGCTTGAGCAGCAACATCCGCAACTGCAGGTGCGGCTGGTCACTGCGGTCGAGTTGCAGGCGGCGTTGGCTGAACTGCGTTTGTTGGCGCGTCAGGCCGTGGCGTTGGTCTGTGGCAGCGCCGTCAGTGCCGAGACCTTTGCCAAGAGTCTTTACCTGGCCGGGGTCGCACGTAACCGGGTGCTGACGGATGTGTTTCTGGGGGCGGGCGATACGGTGCGCTGA
- a CDS encoding lysophospholipid acyltransferase family protein: MSRLRSLARVARVLLVIGAGLLLATLVATLERLRLGGSMRLRQNCSRWFMARLSNALPFRVTVHGELPREPMLWVCNHVSWTDIPLLGQLTPLSFLSKAEVRTWPIAGWLALKAGTLFIRRGAGDSRLVQRQMSGLLQQGSPLMIFPEGTTTDGRALRTFHGRLLASAIEAEVALQPVAIEYRRDGQPDPIAPFIGDDDLLSHIRRLFANPQSDVHIHLLKPIASSGQERAALAYQAQQAVQHALFGTTSEDVTVAASSAKAA; encoded by the coding sequence ATGAGCCGGCTGCGCAGCCTTGCGCGCGTGGCCCGTGTGTTGCTGGTGATCGGGGCCGGCCTGCTGCTGGCAACGCTGGTGGCGACACTCGAACGCCTCAGGCTCGGCGGCTCCATGCGTCTGCGGCAGAACTGCAGCCGCTGGTTCATGGCACGTCTGAGCAACGCCCTGCCGTTTCGCGTGACGGTACACGGTGAGTTGCCCCGCGAGCCGATGCTGTGGGTCTGCAATCACGTGTCATGGACCGATATTCCACTGCTGGGCCAACTGACCCCGCTGTCGTTTCTGTCCAAGGCCGAGGTACGCACCTGGCCCATCGCCGGCTGGCTGGCGCTCAAGGCCGGCACCCTGTTCATCCGCCGCGGCGCCGGTGACAGCCGCCTGGTGCAACGCCAGATGAGCGGCTTGCTGCAACAAGGCAGCCCGCTGATGATTTTCCCGGAGGGCACCACCACCGATGGCCGCGCCTTGCGCACCTTCCATGGTCGTTTGCTGGCCAGTGCCATAGAAGCTGAAGTGGCTCTGCAGCCGGTGGCCATTGAATACCGCCGCGATGGCCAACCCGATCCGATTGCGCCGTTTATCGGTGATGATGACCTGCTGTCACACATCCGCCGCCTGTTCGCCAACCCACAGAGCGACGTGCATATTCACCTGCTCAAGCCGATTGCCAGTAGCGGCCAGGAACGTGCCGCCCTGGCCTACCAGGCGCAACAGGCGGTTCAGCACGCGCTGTTCGGTACGACCAGCGAAGACGTCACCGTCGCCGCCTCGTCGGCCAAAGCGGCCTGA
- a CDS encoding tetratricopeptide repeat protein, which yields MRILMIIVLLAAVSGCTRWAMNSNLNSAYRAYDRGDCDSALLSLSKVDRQSRARRYVQPEVSMLRGQCLEKQKLYVDAAQTYLFIINQYPGNEYAFRARARLDTLAQLGHYPQREPAKTFPASR from the coding sequence ATGCGTATCTTGATGATTATCGTGTTGCTGGCCGCCGTCAGTGGTTGTACCCGTTGGGCGATGAACTCCAACCTCAACAGTGCTTACCGCGCCTATGACCGTGGCGACTGCGACAGTGCGCTGTTGTCCTTGTCCAAGGTGGATCGACAAAGCCGGGCGCGCCGTTATGTGCAGCCTGAGGTGTCGATGCTGCGTGGCCAGTGTCTGGAAAAACAAAAACTGTATGTCGATGCCGCGCAGACCTATCTGTTCATCATCAACCAGTATCCGGGCAACGAATATGCGTTCCGTGCCAGGGCGCGGCTCGATACGCTGGCGCAACTGGGCCACTACCCGCAACGTGAGCCGGCGAAAACTTTTCCTGCTTCACGCTAG
- a CDS encoding acyl carrier protein phosphodiesterase encodes MNYLAHLHVGGQRPAQLLGSLYGDFVKGTLAGRFAPELEASIRLHRRIDVFTDQHPLIKAALARFTEGNRRYAGIALDVFFDHCLARDWAQYADESLDDFTGKVYGLLAAEPDLPERLALVAPRMAAQDWLGSYRDYEVVEAALSGIARRLSRPAGLYEAMRELPGLYRPLSADFKTFYPYLQAFAQAALADEAATVTSSLVVPNSAC; translated from the coding sequence ATGAACTACCTCGCACATCTTCATGTTGGCGGTCAGCGTCCAGCGCAACTGCTTGGCAGCCTGTACGGTGATTTCGTCAAAGGAACCCTGGCCGGGCGTTTTGCTCCGGAGCTGGAGGCTTCGATTCGCCTGCATCGACGCATCGATGTCTTTACTGACCAGCACCCTTTGATCAAGGCAGCATTGGCCCGGTTCACTGAAGGCAATCGGCGCTATGCCGGGATCGCGCTGGATGTGTTCTTCGACCATTGCCTGGCCCGCGATTGGGCTCAGTATGCCGATGAGTCGCTGGATGACTTTACCGGCAAGGTCTATGGTTTGTTGGCTGCCGAGCCCGACTTGCCAGAGCGGCTGGCGTTGGTGGCACCGCGCATGGCGGCGCAGGACTGGTTGGGGTCATACCGCGATTATGAGGTCGTTGAGGCGGCCTTGAGTGGCATCGCCCGGCGCCTGTCGCGGCCTGCGGGCCTTTACGAAGCCATGCGTGAGTTGCCTGGCTTGTACCGGCCCTTGAGCGCCGACTTCAAGACCTTCTACCCATACTTGCAGGCATTTGCTCAGGCCGCTTTGGCCGACGAGGCGGCGACGGTGACGTCTTCGCTGGTCGTACCGAACAGCGCGTGCTGA
- the pyk gene encoding pyruvate kinase, producing MTVRRTKIVATLGPASNSPEVIEQLILSGLDVARLNFSHGTPDEHKARAKLIREIAARHGRFVALLGDLQGPKIRIAKFTDKRIELKVGDKFTFSTAHPLTDGNQEIVGIDYPDLVKDCGVGDVLLLDDGRVVMRVDTQTATDLHCTVQVGGPLSDHKGINRLGGGLTAPALTDKDKRDIKLAAEMDLDYLAVSFPRDASDMEYARQLRDEAGGTAWLVAKIERAEAVANDETLDALIRASDAVMVARGDLGVEIGDAELVGVQKKIIAHARTHNKAVIVATQMMESMITSPMPTRAEVSDVANAVLDYTDAVMLSAESAAGSYPVEAVQAMARICLGAERHPTGKSSKHRIGESFTRCDESIALAAMYTANHFPGVKAIIALTESGYTPLIMSRIRSSVPIFAFSPHRDTQARAAMFRGVYTIPFDPASLPPGQVSQAAVDELLKRGLVEQGDWVILTKGDSYHTIGGTNGMKILHVGDPLV from the coding sequence ATGACCGTTCGCCGTACCAAAATCGTCGCCACACTGGGCCCTGCGAGTAACTCGCCGGAAGTCATCGAGCAACTGATCCTCTCGGGTCTGGATGTTGCCCGCCTCAACTTCTCCCATGGCACCCCGGACGAGCACAAGGCTCGCGCCAAGCTGATCCGCGAGATCGCTGCCAGACACGGCCGCTTCGTCGCACTGCTGGGCGACCTGCAAGGTCCGAAGATTCGTATCGCCAAATTTACCGACAAGCGTATCGAGCTCAAGGTCGGTGACAAGTTCACTTTCTCCACCGCTCACCCGCTGACCGATGGTAACCAGGAAATCGTCGGTATCGACTACCCGGACCTGGTCAAAGACTGTGGCGTGGGTGACGTACTGCTGCTGGACGACGGCCGCGTGGTCATGCGTGTCGATACCCAGACCGCCACTGATCTGCACTGCACCGTACAGGTCGGCGGCCCGCTTTCGGACCATAAAGGCATCAACCGCCTCGGTGGCGGCCTGACTGCGCCGGCCCTGACCGACAAAGACAAGCGTGACATCAAGCTGGCCGCCGAGATGGACCTGGACTACCTGGCCGTGTCGTTCCCGCGTGACGCCTCAGACATGGAATACGCTCGTCAGCTGCGCGATGAAGCCGGCGGCACTGCCTGGCTGGTGGCCAAGATCGAGCGCGCCGAAGCTGTTGCCAACGATGAAACCCTCGATGCACTGATTCGCGCCAGCGATGCAGTCATGGTTGCCCGTGGCGACCTGGGCGTTGAAATCGGCGACGCCGAGCTGGTTGGCGTGCAGAAGAAAATCATTGCCCATGCGCGCACCCACAACAAGGCTGTGATCGTCGCCACGCAAATGATGGAGTCGATGATCACCAGCCCGATGCCGACCCGCGCTGAAGTCTCCGACGTGGCCAACGCCGTGCTCGACTACACCGACGCGGTAATGCTCTCGGCAGAAAGTGCCGCCGGCTCCTATCCGGTCGAAGCCGTCCAGGCCATGGCACGTATCTGCCTGGGTGCTGAACGTCACCCAACCGGCAAGAGCTCCAAGCACCGTATCGGCGAAAGCTTCACCCGTTGCGACGAGAGCATCGCGCTGGCCGCGATGTACACCGCCAACCATTTCCCTGGCGTAAAAGCGATCATCGCCCTGACCGAAAGCGGCTACACCCCGCTGATCATGTCGCGGATTCGCTCGTCGGTACCGATCTTCGCCTTCTCTCCGCACCGCGATACTCAGGCCCGTGCGGCCATGTTCCGCGGCGTGTACACCATCCCGTTCGATCCGGCTTCGCTGCCGCCAGGCCAGGTCAGCCAGGCTGCGGTAGACGAGCTGCTCAAGCGCGGGCTGGTCGAGCAAGGCGACTGGGTCATCCTGACCAAGGGCGACAGCTACCACACCATCGGTGGCACCAACGGCATGAAGATCCTGCACGTTGGCGACCCGCTGGTCTGA
- the olsB gene encoding L-ornithine N(alpha)-acyltransferase produces the protein MTQIARIRDNSSERRLQAERLAGPRALLEAQALRFSVFSEEFNARLKGAEQGLDVDDYDVHCMHIGVRDLNTGRLVATTRLLDHKAASTLGRFYSEEEFSLHGLAHLQGPILELGRTCVDPAYRNGGTIAVLWSELAEVLNEGGYSYLMGCASIPMQDGGVQAHAIMQRLRERYLCTEHLRAEPKTPLPSMDVPGNVICEMPPLLKAYMRLGAKICGEPCWDQDFQVADVFILLKRDELCPRYARHFKAAV, from the coding sequence ATGACCCAGATTGCCCGCATCCGTGACAACAGTTCCGAACGTCGTCTGCAGGCCGAACGCCTGGCCGGGCCACGCGCCCTGCTCGAAGCCCAGGCACTGCGCTTCAGCGTATTCAGCGAAGAGTTCAACGCCCGGCTCAAAGGCGCTGAACAGGGCCTGGACGTCGATGACTATGATGTCCACTGCATGCACATCGGCGTACGCGACTTGAACACCGGGCGCCTGGTGGCCACCACCCGCCTGCTGGATCACAAAGCCGCCAGCACGCTGGGACGCTTCTACAGCGAAGAAGAATTCAGCCTGCATGGCCTGGCCCATCTGCAAGGCCCGATCCTGGAACTGGGGCGCACCTGTGTCGACCCGGCCTACCGCAACGGCGGCACTATTGCCGTGCTGTGGAGCGAACTGGCCGAAGTGCTCAACGAAGGCGGCTACAGCTACCTGATGGGGTGTGCCAGCATCCCGATGCAGGACGGCGGCGTACAGGCCCACGCGATCATGCAGCGGCTGCGCGAGCGCTACCTGTGCACCGAACACCTGCGCGCCGAACCCAAGACCCCGCTGCCGAGCATGGATGTACCTGGCAACGTGATCTGCGAAATGCCGCCCTTGCTCAAGGCCTATATGCGGCTGGGCGCGAAGATCTGCGGCGAGCCATGCTGGGATCAGGATTTCCAGGTGGCCGACGTGTTCATCCTGCTCAAGCGCGATGAGCTCTGCCCGCGCTACGCCCGCCATTTCAAGGCGGCCGTGTAA